A stretch of Bos indicus isolate NIAB-ARS_2022 breed Sahiwal x Tharparkar chromosome 24, NIAB-ARS_B.indTharparkar_mat_pri_1.0, whole genome shotgun sequence DNA encodes these proteins:
- the RPL17 gene encoding large ribosomal subunit protein uL22, with translation MVRYSLDPENPTKSCKSRGSNLRVHFKNTRETAQAIKGMHIRKATKYLKDVTLKKQCVPFRRYNGGVGRCAQAKQWGWTQGRWPKKSAEFLLHMLKNAESNAELKGLDVDSLVIEHIQVNKAPKMRRRTYRAHGRINPYMSSPCHIEMILTEKEQIVPKPEEEVAQKKKISQKKLKKQKLMARE, from the exons ATGGTGCGCTATTCACTTGACccagaaaaccccacaaaat CATGCAAATCAAGAGGTTCAAATCTTCGTGTTCATTTTAAG AACACTCGTGAAACTGCCCAGGCCATAAAGGGTATGCATATCCGAAAAGCCACCAAGTATCTGAAGGATGTCACTTTAAAGAAGCAATGTGTGCCATTCCGTCGTTACAACGGTGGAGTTGGTAGGTGTGCACAG gcTAAACAGTGGGGCTGGACGCAGGGTCGGTGGCCCAAAAAGAGTGCTGAATTTTTACTACACATGCTCAAAAATGCAGAGAGTAATGCTGAACTTAAG GGCTTAGATGTAGATTCTCTGGTCATTGAGCACATCCAAGTGAACAAAGCCCCCAAGATGCGGCGCAGGACTTACAGAGCTCACGGTCGGATCAACCCCTACATGAGCTCTCCATGCCACATTGAGATGATCcttactgaaaaagaacagattgttcCTAAACCAGAAGAGGAGGTTGCACAGAAGAAAAAG atatcccagaagaaactgaagaaacaaaaacttatggCCCGGGAATAA
- the C24H18orf32 gene encoding UPF0729 protein C18orf32 homolog, translating to MVCIPCIVIPVLLWVYKKFLEPYIYPLISPFVSRMWPRKAIRETNDKNKGKVDYKGADINGLPTRGPTEMCDKKKD from the exons ATGGTGTGCATTCCCTGCATCGTCATTCCAGTTCTGCTCTGGGTCTACAAAAAGTTCCTGGAGCCATATATATACCCTCTGATCTCCCCCTTTGTTAGCCGTATGTGGCCTCGGAAAGCTATACGAGAAACCAATgataaaaacaaaggcaaagtAGACTATAAG ggTGCAGACATAAATGGATTACCAACAAGAGGACCAACAGAAATGTGTGATAAAAAGAAAGACTAA